DNA sequence from the Hippopotamus amphibius kiboko isolate mHipAmp2 chromosome 1, mHipAmp2.hap2, whole genome shotgun sequence genome:
GCACCGAAAGCCAGGTTTACTGCTGTGTCCCCATAGGATACTGAACAAGTACTTCAAATGCTTGGTTTAATGTAGTTTCCCAGGGACAAGGAGTTAGACTGGTGGTTGCTTCAAGCCACAATAGCCAGGCTTGGGGAAGAATATTGCCGTCACAGAACTGACTGCCTCCTTCCAGGACCAGAACCCAGCATCCACTGGCCCTGCTAGGTAGGGAAAGGGCTGTGGACCACCACTCAAGGAGGTAGTTGTGAGCgttgaaagaaattaaggtaCTTTTATTATcatgctgcttctttttttgtttctcgTGAACCCCTTCCTTACAAACTGCTGTCTCACTGTTTCCACGGGCAAAGACTagccagaaaatattttgagcagTTCAGTCTAGCTGATAAGTTCTGTTCAGTATTATCTGTTAGTCATTAAGCTACATTTCTGAGAACTGGGGGAAAGAAAATACTTTGTTGTGTGATTCAAGAATACATTTTTCATAGATCAGAGATGGGACCTGAGGCTGCCTCCCTTCTCCATGACTCTCTTCCCCCTGCCTACTGCCAGGATTCTCCACCGATTGCTTCTTACAAGGAATGAAGACACAGATCTTTGGGAACTGGTACAACAGTATAACATTAACACATCCCCAACATCCCAAAGCCACATTAGTGCAGAAGTGTTGCACTGAATTATTGGTTACAATCGGCAGACTATTTAGACATCATCCAGTTTCAGGATGATCTAGGATCCACAGGAACATTCTGAGttaggagtcagcaaactttttctgtaaagatacagatagtaaatatcttaggATTGTGGGTCACACAGCCTCTGTCACAACTACACAACCTTGCCATTTtggtgcaaaagcagccatagacactATGTAAGGAAGCCTGTCTGGGTAGAACTGTATTCCAACAAAATTTTCTTCACACAAAGGGGCAGGCTGGATTTGGTAGTTTGCTGACTCCTCTTCTACCAAAGCATAGCTTCTATAGATTAAACTGAGTGATATTTAATGGGTGACAAATAAAGAGGAAAGACGGACATGGTAAAAGACTGATTTGGATTTAATGACAAATACTCCATATTGGTTGCTGAACACCAGAATGCTGCCCAAGGAACCATCATTAAATAAAACAACCTGAAAATAAGGCAATTCTcacatacacaagcacacactcacacaaaacCTGTTACTTTTAGGATCATTAAATTATTCACTATTTTAACAAACTGCTGTAAAATAACATTACAGTGAAGGAAAAGGTGCACAAACTTCAGAAACACAGTTCAGATTGTCTATGAACACAGGTTCTTCATTTGTACTTTTTCACATATGTACAGCCTCCAGGTCTTGAAGAGGCCACATGGCTCAAGGGGTTAATTTCTCATCTTCTCCTTCCAAGTCAGAGCTCAATATTTAATCAAGCCATTTAACCTATCTCAAACTGCTCTAGGTGTTTCCTCAGTAAAGGGCACCCTGCACTTGAGCAAACTCCCCAGGAAACAAATGATACATTTGCTTCCACCATCATTAATGAGTTGGTGGAAAGAGTCTTCAGATTAACATTTTTAAGGGTGAACCACAGTTATCGGGGTTTGCTTTAgaaataccatttttctaaaacTAGATACAAGAAACAACCTCCTGAATGCATTGAACCTCACTTAACACAGAGATGTTCCCTgaagaattataagaaaaatggAATCACATTTTAGATGCACCATGAGAGTGGGGTGTTTTCTTCTGCTAAGGGATATGCTCACAGAAGGGATATTGAAGCAGAAGCTGGCTTTCTTATCTATGGTAACAAAAAGAACAGAGGTGGTCAATGAAATCCAAAGATTTCCACTGCCAGTATATTATTTCACATTAGCTTCAACTTCCTCTCCCCATCGAACCCATGCTGGAAAGCTGCTGCCTATGGAACACAATGGATGCAGATGAGACTGTGCAATAGCATGAAAATGTCAGCAAAAGAGCAAGTGACCCAGAATGTGGATCATAAACCCATGAATAATCAATAGTTGGATGAGATTTCATAGGCACAGACTCGAGAGAACTTAAAACAGCTGGAAGAGGTAGATGtgcatgaaaaaaacaaaatacaaaggaatAAGATTACCTACAAATTGGCTATATTATTTTAATGTGAGTTATACACTTGGTATTCAGACTACAAGAGTCAGAATAAATAATGGAACTTGCTTTGCTCAGGTTACTCTCggctaaaataaaaaggaatgagtatCTTCCAAAACTATCTATAGTTTGAAAATCTATTCGTATTTGTGAATAACAATAAACTGATTAAGAGGGCAAGATCAACAGGCATTATAAGAACCCAGAATtctcaggtttgtttgtttgtttttttaagtgttatGATGGCAAAAACATGCTTTCCTACAGTCCCCAAAGAGGTTCTTTGCTAGAATACAACTGATCAAGTATACATGGCCAGTATCCACGGAAAGTTCACTGAAACTGTTAAAACaaccttgtgggtttttttttttttccttcaagtgtGTCCAACAGTTTGTGAAGAAGCTTCCATGAAAATTATAGGGTAACAAGCactaataaaggaaacaaaactgcTTTCCACAACTCTACCTTCTAAAGGCTAACCTAAGGAAGGGATTTTCAGCCTAGGTAACTGACGTCTATACGAGTCATCTAACTACAGCCCCTACTAGAAGTGGAACGTATCTAGGACACTAATTACACGACAAAGACCAGCTTTGTCAACAAGGACATCTTTGGCCCTTCTAGACTAGCCTTAAGTTTTCCACCAAGCATAAGAATTTTCAGTGTCCTTATTATATAAATCACGACAGGTAAGTCTTCCTAGCAGCTGAGCTGGAGAGCACAAAAGGTCAGACCACACCTATCCACACTGTCATCGCCCCTCTTCAGAACCACCTGTCGCACTCCTGTCCCCAGGCCTTCCCTAAGACAGGGGTCATAATACTGTTCAACCTCACAAAGAAGTGAGCAACAACTATTATTAAAAAGCATAAAGCACTTCACAAGTACAAAAGTGCTATTTTGGCATGTATATAACCAGAAAACATTCATTGCTTGTGCTATTTGGCAATTTTGCATTTACACCTCTCCCTGCTTGTGCCCTCCTTGTGTAAAGTCTTGAGCTTTCTACTGTGTCTCCCTGTGCAGGAAAGAGAAATTTCTACTCAGACCAGAGCCCATATCAAtatgggtggaggtggggtttCGAACATCTCCCCCATTACCGCAGAGGGGGAGGGGTACACAGATACAAAGTGAAGGCAAATGAGACGAAGGAGCCTTGCGCCCCAACATGGGAACATTTGCTTTCCTGGATTTCTCACTTAAGGCCAGCAAAACTCTGAGCAAATTGACTTTTGCAGCAGGTCACTGGGGCAACTGCTGATGGCCTGACTTTCACCTGAAATAAACGTCAAGCTGACCTGGGAAAGGAAAAGTCACACCTAGCTGGGATTGTTCCATTTCCCAGCACTTAAAAGATCACGGAGGAGACCTGAAAGAAATTCTGGGCCTGGAACACACCTGACACCAAGGGCAGGGGTCTGGTCATCTGCATAGATCACCTTGACCCAGCATGAAGctagaatattttaaaggaagtaGCAAAAAACCAGGAGCAGGACCATGATTTCCCAGATCTGAAAACCAGTTATGAATGAATTTCTAAACCTCAGAGATTCCACCCTGCAGGTGAGGGTGTATAGCTTTTCTGCCCAGTTTGCCCTGGGCGCCTCAAAATAGCAGCTAACTGTggctcagagaaaggaaaggaagagtacACAAAATATCGACTCCTGTAGGACCGACAAAGTTCCTCTACTTGTCGTGGGACTATAGCTTACGCGGGGGGACAGGGCAAATAGTGGCTTAACACCTGGCGAAGCCGGAATAGAAGTACTCATACCTGCCTTTCATTTTACCCCATAACCCTCACTccaaccacaccccctccccgcTTCCCATGGGCCATCGCAGCCCAACCTACTCTATTGCCTGCCATCCtgtaccctcccccaccccgctaATTCCCCTTCCTCAAGTTCCTCAAAGTACCTGCTCCTCCACGATCTTCACTCTCTACAGCGTGTATCTGATGGAGTCACCACATTCAAGCACATCTCCCAAACATTTCTGCGTTAGGGAGGAGGCAGGCAAAacacagcaccccccccccccccgcccgaaAGAACAATTCTTAGTCAACCCTCCCCTTCAGGACCCCTAACACCTAAAGGCTCCCCAGTCATTCTCAGATtgtccctcctgccccttccccagttCTCTCTATAGGGTCTGTCCCCAGGACATCTAGTCCCCacgtgcccccccaccccaccccccgcccccagagggCATCCTCCGTCGGGCCCAGCCCTAACACAGGTGCAGCTTCTGGTGCTGCGCGAGGTGCGTCTTGTAGCGGAAGCCCTTGCCGCAGCCGGTGCACTTGTGCGGCTTGTTGCCGGTGTGGATGCGGCGGTGGCGGATCAGGTGCGAGCTCTGGATGAAGCTCTTGCCGCACTCGATGCACGTGTAGGGCTTCTCGCCCGTGTGCGTGCGCTGGTGCTGCGTGAGCGTGGAGAAGTCGCTGAAGCGCTTCTCGCACTGGCCGCAGCGGAAGGGCTTCTCGCCCGTGTGCACGCGCAGGTGGTTCACCAGGTGCGAGTTGCGCCCGAAGCCCTTGCCGCACTCGCGGCACACGTAGGGCCGCTCGCCCGAGTGCGTGCGCTTGTGCGTGAAGAGGTGCGAGCTGACGCTGAAGGTCTCGCCGCACTCGGAGCACATGTAGGGCTTCTCGCCCGTGTGCACGCGCTGGTGCTTCACCAGGTCCGAGCGCCAGCTGAAGCGCTTGCCGCACTCGCCGCAGCCGTGCGGCTTCTCGCCCGTGTGGATGCGCTGGTGGTTGGCCAGGTGCGAACGGCGCACGAAGCCCTTGCCGCACTCCCCACAGGCGAAAGGCCGCAGCGCCGCCGGCCCCGCGCCGCTGGCCGCCGCGTGCGCACGCCGGTGGCTCAGCAGGTGCGAGCTGAGGCTGAAGGCCTCGCCGCACTCGGGGCACGGGTAGGGCTTCTCGCCAGTGTGCAGCCGCCGGTGCTTGAGCAGGTCGGCGCGCCAGCTGAAGCTCTTGCCGCAGTCGGCGCACAGGTTGGGCCGCTCGCCCGAGTGCAGCCGCAGGTGGTTGGTCAGGTAGGTGTTGCGGCTGAAGCCCTTGCCGCACTCCCCGCAGCGGAAGGGCTTCTCGCGTGGGGGCCGGGCCAGCGCGGGCCCCGCCCCGAAGCCACCGGCCACGCCCACACCCATCATCCCCACCACCGCGCCGCACTCGCCCGCGAAGCCAAAGGGCTCCAGGCTGGCGGCCGCGGCGGCCTCTGCCAGGCGGTGGATGCGCTGGTGCTGCAGGAAGGCGGCGCCCGGGCTGAAGCTCTCCCCGCAGTCGGGGCAGATGGTGGGCGCGTCCATGATGCTGGCCATCAGGCTGTCGAGCTCCCCGAGGTCCATGGCCATGGGGTGGTGGAGTCGGCGGAAGCGGCGGTGGGCAGGCTTGTCGCCCCGGGGCCGACTCCCCAAGGAGAGGTGCCGCCTCCAGGGAAGCATGGCGGCAGGGGGCGGCTGTTCCTCCTCTAGCCGGTTCTCCCCAgcgctctcctcctcctcctcttcctgggggCTCCGGGAAGTGCTGTCGGACTCAGACAGCCCTGGAAACATCGCCATCTCAGCTACTCCAGATTGGTCATCCTCTTCCTCAGGGAGAGCAACCCCTTCTTCCTCGCTCAGCAGTCCCTCTACAACAGAAAAGGCAGCAGTGGGGGTGACTATACTTGGGGCTCAAGAGGTAAACCCAGAGGAAGCCCGCCTCAATAGGAGTGTGGGCCACGGGGTAATCCCCACCCCGGGGGACTCTCAAACTCTCTCTCCAAggtccctgccccctccacccccaattccagcctccttcccacctgGTGACTCCTGGGGAAGGCCTAAAGGGCAGTGAGCTCGGAAACCTGGCGAAAGCTCACTCAACTGTCCCCGTGGCCCTCCAGTTCTCCAGGCAGCTGTCTCTGGGTCCAGGCCCCACCCACTGGACCTGAGGCTCTGCTCAGCAGGACCACCTGAAGGCCTGACAGTTGACTTGAGATGGTCAAGTCTGGGCCAGGTGGGACTCTCTGGGATCTTGGAGATGTACCCACTCTAAGAGCCACCAATGCCTTTCAAGGCTCTAGCCTCAAGAGACAAGGCCACTTCAGCCAACCACAAGAGAAGACCACTTAGCCTAACTAGGTACTGGACTGAGTTTTTAATATGATTGGTCAGTCTGCAACAGCTTAAGGTGGAACCACAAACCAAACACATCCCAACCTAAGGACCTTACTATgtaagggggtggggggtatggAAAAAGGGAAGGTGAGTGCAGCTTAGTGGCTGATCCAGAGCACACACCTGTCTGCCTCTGGCTGCTTATCCTCAAACAGAGGGCACGCTGGAAAGCTACTGACCTATGAAAGACCACATGCTCTGTGCACTGCAGGGGAGGGCAGCAGGGGGTCTGGGAGATGTCCTGGGGAAGGAATGTAACCTCACAGCCTTGACTATGAGGTATTTCATCTCATTTCTGTCCCCAGGGCATGCACAGAGCAGGATAAAGAAACGAAAGCCCAAAAATGGAACCAAGGAAGTGGAGGGAGGCCCAGCATTTATTCTGTCCAGAGCAGGAACAGCAAGAGATTTAGCTAGAGGCCTTTGGCACTTTGGGCATTAGCCATGTGAACCTGGGTGCGTCCCTTACCACTGAGTTTGTTTATCAGCAGGGATGATAACTGTAAACATCTGGATACTGTTTGCTCAGCACTGTGCTAAGCAACTCATCTAACTCTCCAACAGCCCTAGGAGGTAGGTCCTCATATTACCTATGTTCCCTCTTGTGTAAAGTGCACACCAGATAccaccccgataccaaaaccagacaaagatactacaaaaaaataaaattacagaccaatttcactgatgaataagatgcaaaaatcctcaacaaaatactagcaaacagaatccaacaacacattaaaaggatcacacatcatgatcaagtgggatttatcttagggatgcaaggattctttaatatatgcaaaacaatcaatgtgatacaccatattaacaaatcgaagaataaaaaccatatgatcatatcaatagatgcagaaaaagcttttgacaaaattcaacacccatttcttATACAAACTCTCCAGAACGTAGGCAGAgatggaacctacctcaacataataaagtccatatatgacaaacccacagcaaccatcattctcaatggtgaaaactggaagcattccctctaagatcaggagcaagacaagcatgtccactctcaccactattattcaacatagctttggaagtcctcgccacagcaatcagagaagaaaaagaaataaaaggaatccaaattggaaaagaagaagtaaaactgtcactgttcacagatgacatgatactatacatagaaaatcctagagataccaccagaaaactacttgagctaatcaatgaatttggtaaagttgtaggatacaaaattaacacacagaaatctcttgcatttctatacactaacagtgaaagagcagaaagagaaattaaggaaacaatcccattcactattgcaacaaaaagaatagaatacctaggaataaacctacctaaagaagtaaaagacctgtattcagaaaactataagacactgatgaaagaaatcaaagatgacacaaacagatagagagatataccatgttcttggattggaagaatcaatattgtgaaaatgactatactacccaaagcaatctacagattcaatgcaatccctatcaaattgcctgtggcattttttacagagatagaacaaaaaatcctaaaatttgtatggagacacaaaagacccccgagagccaaagcaatcttgaggggaaaaaaaagaaaagctggaggaatcaggctccctgacttcagactatactacaaagctacagtaatcaagataatatggtactggcacaaaaacagaaatatagatcaatggaacaggagagaaaccccagagataaacccatgcacctagggtcaactaatctatgacaaaggaagcaaggatatacaatggaggaaagacagtctcttcaataagtggtgctgggaaaactggacagctacatgtaaaagaatgaaattaggacagtccctaacaccatacacaaaaataacctcaaaatggattaaaggcctaaaggtaaggccagacactataaaactcccagagggaaacataggaagagcactcttcgatgtaaatgtaaataacagcaaaatcttttttgatccaccccctagaataatggaaataaaaacaaaaataaataagtgggacctaatgaaacttcaaagcttctgcccagcaaaggaaactataagcaagacaaaaagacagccctcagaatgtaagaaaatatttgcaaacgaatcaacaaaggattaatctccaaaatatataaacagttaatccagctcaatatcaaaaaaacaaacaacccaatcaaaaaatgggcagaagacctaaataggcatttctctggagaagacatacagatggccaagaggcacatgaaaagctgatcaacatcactaattattagagaaatgcaaatcaaaactacaaacgaggtatcacctcacactggttagaatgggcatcatcagaaaatctacaaacagtaaatgctggagagggtgtggagaaaaggggatgctcttgcactgttggtgggaatggaaattgataaagccactatggagaacagtttggaggttccttgaaaaactaaaaacagaactaccatatgacccagcaatcccactactgcgcatatacccagagaacaccataattcaaaaagacacatgcaccccagtgttcactgcagcactatttagaatagccaggtcatggaagcaacctaaatgtccatcaacagatgaatggataaagatgtggtacatatatacaatggaatattactcagctgtaaaaagcaatgaaactgggacatttgtagaaagatggatggacctagagactgtcatacagagtgaagtgagtcagaaagagaaaaacaaatattgtatcttaatacatatatgtggactatagaaaaatggtacaaagcaactggtgtgcaaggcagaaatagagacacagatgtagagaacaaacatatggacaccaagtggggaaagcagggagggttgggggggaatgaactgggagattgggataccaaattgtacactctaaatatatgcagtttattgttaaataaataaataaataaataagagaaaaaaaagaatgaaattaggacactccctaacaccatacaaaaaaataaactcaaaatggattaaaggcctaaatgttaaggacagacactataaaactcctagagggaaacataggaagagcactctttgacataaatcacagcatgatcttttttgacccacctcctagcgtaatgaaaaaaaaaaacaaaaataaacaaatgggacctaatgaaacttaaaagcttttgcacagcaaaggaagccataaacaagatgaaaagataaccctcagaatgggagaaaatatctgcaaacgaatcaacagacaaaggattaatctccaaaatatacaaacagttcatgcagctcaacatgaaaaaaacaaaacaacccaatcaaaaaatgggtggaagacctacaCAGGCATTTCTCtggagaagatatacagatggccatgaggcacatgaaaagctgatcaacatcactaattattagagaaaatgcaaatcaaaactacaattgagatatcacttcacactggttagaatgggcatcatcagaaaatctacgaacagtaaatgctggagagggtgtggaaaaaagggaacgctcttgcactgttggtgggaatggaaactgatacagccactatggagaacagtatggaggttccttaaaaaactaaaaataaaattaccatatgacccagcaatcccaccactg
Encoded proteins:
- the ZNF697 gene encoding zinc finger protein 697 isoform X2; the protein is MAMFPGLSESDSTSRSPQEEEEEESAGENRLEEEQPPPAAMLPWRRHLSLGSRPRGDKPAHRRFRRLHHPMAMDLGELDSLMASIMDAPTICPDCGESFSPGAAFLQHQRIHRLAEAAAAASLEPFGFAGECGAVVGMMGVGVAGGFGAGPALARPPREKPFRCGECGKGFSRNTYLTNHLRLHSGERPNLCADCGKSFSWRADLLKHRRLHTGEKPYPCPECGEAFSLSSHLLSHRRAHAAASGAGPAALRPFACGECGKGFVRRSHLANHQRIHTGEKPHGCGECGKRFSWRSDLVKHQRVHTGEKPYMCSECGETFSVSSHLFTHKRTHSGERPYVCRECGKGFGRNSHLVNHLRVHTGEKPFRCGQCEKRFSDFSTLTQHQRTHTGEKPYTCIECGKSFIQSSHLIRHRRIHTGNKPHKCTGCGKGFRYKTHLAQHQKLHLC
- the ZNF697 gene encoding zinc finger protein 697 isoform X1 is translated as MEQEDNQGLCEAQDSERKGMGSYFENSEDREGDPEERGMGSNPHDADKREGHPEQEMGSNPKDDTLRGASEERELVSDICTEGLLSEEEGVALPEEEDDQSGVAEMAMFPGLSESDSTSRSPQEEEEEESAGENRLEEEQPPPAAMLPWRRHLSLGSRPRGDKPAHRRFRRLHHPMAMDLGELDSLMASIMDAPTICPDCGESFSPGAAFLQHQRIHRLAEAAAAASLEPFGFAGECGAVVGMMGVGVAGGFGAGPALARPPREKPFRCGECGKGFSRNTYLTNHLRLHSGERPNLCADCGKSFSWRADLLKHRRLHTGEKPYPCPECGEAFSLSSHLLSHRRAHAAASGAGPAALRPFACGECGKGFVRRSHLANHQRIHTGEKPHGCGECGKRFSWRSDLVKHQRVHTGEKPYMCSECGETFSVSSHLFTHKRTHSGERPYVCRECGKGFGRNSHLVNHLRVHTGEKPFRCGQCEKRFSDFSTLTQHQRTHTGEKPYTCIECGKSFIQSSHLIRHRRIHTGNKPHKCTGCGKGFRYKTHLAQHQKLHLC